Within Protaetiibacter intestinalis, the genomic segment CGCTCGTCGGCGAGTCGGGCTCGGGCAAGTCGACCGCGGCGAAGCTCCTGCTGCGCCTGGAGGACAAGACCTCGGGCACGATCCTCGTGAACGGCACCGACGTCGACACGCTCGATCGCCCCCAGCTGCTGGCGCTGCGCGGCAAGATGCAGCCGGTGTTCCAGGATCCGTACGGTTCGCTCGACCCGCTGCACAACATCGGCAACACGATCGCCGAGCCGCTGCGGGTGCACAAGGTGGGCGACGCGGCATCCCGCAAGGCGCGCGTGCTCGAGGTGCTCGACCAGGTGGCGCTGCCCACCACGGTGCTCACCCGATACCCGAACGAGCTCTCGGGCGGCCAGCGGCAGCGTGTCGCGATCGCCCGTGCCCTCGCGCTCAAGCCCGAGATCGTGGTGCTCGACGAGGCTGTCTCGGCGCTCGACGTGCTCGTGCAGGCGCAGGTGCTCAACCTGCTCGCCGAGCTGCAGTCGGAGCTGGGGCTCACCTACCTGTTCATCACCCACGACCTCGCGGTCGTGCGCGTGATCGCGGACTACGTGAGCGTCATGGAGCGCGGTCGCATCGTCGAGCAGGCGAGCGTCGACGAGGTGTTCGGCAACCCGCAGCAGCAGTACACGCGCGACCTGCTCGCGGCCATCCCGGGCGCGGACATCCCGCTCGCGGGCTGAGCCGTCCGGGGCGGGCGTGTCGCGAGACCCGCTCGCCTAGGGTGGATGCGGTGAAGCACTCGAGGATCGCGGTGATGGCGGCCGTCGCCGTCGTCGCCGCGATCCCGCTCGCGGGTTGCACCGAGTCCGACCGGGTCGTGCACGGCTCGAGCGTCACGGTGGCGGTGAGCGGCACGCTCACCTCGCTCAACGCGAACAGCTCCTACGGGCGCGCATCCGCGCTCGACGCCGACGTCGCCTACCTCACGGGCAGCTCCTTCGCCTACGTCGACGGCTCGTATCAGCTCATCGAGGACACGAGCTTCGGCACCGCCGAGATCACGGCGGAGGACCCGCTCACGGTGCGCTACACGATCGCCGACGGCGTGAACTGGTCCGATGGGGTGCCGGTCACCCCCGCGGACCTGCTGCTCGCGTGGGCGGCGAACTCGGGGGCGCTCGACTCACCGGATGTCGACGTCGAGCAGTACGTCGATCCGGAGACGGGCCGGCTCGGCGAGCTGCCGGAGGGCACCGTGTACTTCGACGGGGCCGTCGGCCGGGGCCTCGAGCTCGCCACCCAGACGCCGCAGCTCGGCGACGACGGCCGCAGCCTGTTCGTGCACTACGACACCTTCACCCCGGGCTGGCGCACGGCGCTCGCGCCGGGGCTGCCGGCGCACATCGTCGCCTCGCGCGCCCTCGGGATGCCGCTGCGGGCCGACGACGCCGCCGAGACGGCCGACCCCGACGGCACCCTCGCGGGCACCGCGGTCGCGGCGCTGAGCACGGCGATCACGGACGCCGACGCCGACGCGCTCACCCCGATCGCCGACGTCTGGAACAGCGGCTTCGACCTCACCGGCACCGCCCCCGACCCCGAGCTGCTCGTGGCGAGCGGCCCCTACCGGGTGTCGGAGGTCGGCGACGGCCGCGTCACGCTCACCGTGAACCCCGCCTACCGCGGCTCGCGCGCCCCGACGATCGAGACGATCGTGCTCGAGACCGTCGAGGACCCGGCCGAGCTCGTGCGCCGGGTGCGCGACGGCGAGGTCGACATCGCCACCCCCGCGCCCGACGCGCAGCTCGCGGCCGAGCTCTCCGGCATCCCGGGGGTGAGCGTCGCGGCCGGCTCCGAGAGCACCTTCGAGCACCTCGACCTGCAGTTCGCCGACTCGAAGTCGGGGCTGTTCTCCGACGTCCGCGTGCGCGAGGCCTTCCTGCACGTCGTGCCGCGGCAGCAGATCCTCGAGGAGCTCGTCACGCCCGTGCAGGCGGATGCGAGCCTGCTCGACTCCTTCGTGCTGCGTCCGGGCGCCCCCGGCTACGAGGACGCGGTGGCCGACAACGGCTCCGACGCATACCGCACCACCGACGTCGACGCCGCGCGCGAGCTGCTCGCCGAGGCGGGGGTCCCGTCCCCCGAGGTGTGCATCCTGTTCGACCCGGCCGACGCCCGACGCGTCGCGACCTTCGAGCTCATCCAGGCCTCGGCCTCCCGCGCCGGCTTCCGCGTCACCGACTGCTCCCGCGGCGACTGGAGCTCGCTGCTCGGCGTCGCAGGCGCCTACGACGCGGCGCTCTTCGCCTGGGACACCACGCGTCTCGGTCCGGGCGCCGTCGCGGCCGTCTTCCGCAGCGACTCCACGATCGCGAACCTCAACCACTTCGCCGACCCCGAGGCGGACGCCCTCGTCGACACCGTCACCGGCACCGACGACCAGGATGCGCAGGTGGCCGCGCTCACCGAGCTCGACGGCATCCTGTGGAAGGCGGCCTACGGCGTGCCGCTCTACGCGCATCCGACGCTGACCGTCGTCTCGGATCGCGTGGAAGGGGTCACGCGCTCGCCGCTCGCGCGCGGGGTGCTGTGGGATGCGTGGGCCTGGACCCCCGCGACGGCGACCGAACCCCCGGAGGGCTGAGTTCCGCTCGTCAGAACAGCGCGCCGCCGAGAAGGGCGAGGGTCGGGGCGGCGATGAGCCAGACGACGCCGACGATCGCGATGCGGGTCGTCGGCGCGATGCGCGTCCGCACCCGGCGGCCCGGCTCCGCCACGAGGTTCGCCGCACGATCGCCGACGCGCTCGTCCCGGTAGTTGCCAGCCTGCTTCGCGAGTTCCGCACCGGTGCGCTCGACGATCAGGAACGCGCGACGGATGTCCTCCTCGAAGACGGCGCCCGGCTGGGCGGACGGGGGAAACCAGAAGAACACCCAGTCGTCGATGACCTCCGCGCCCCACTGCGCCGCGGCGGCGTCGTCGATCATCGCGGCCATGACATCCGGTGTGAACAGGTAGAGGGCGTCGCGCTCGTAGCCGGGCGGGCACAGCAGCACGAAGGCGCGATCGAACTCGAGGCCCATCGAGTAGGCGGTGCGGAGATCGAGGTTCGAGCCGGAGAGCTCGTCGTGCCGGAGGAGGGCGATGTTCGGGAGCCGCCGCCCGAGCGGTACCGCCACGAAGAGGCCGTCGTCCCGTGTCACGGGTCTCGGACCATCCCGGTCGAGATCGTGGTCGGCCGACTTCGGGGCGAGAAACGACCGGTTGCCGAGTACGAAAGGAGGCCAGCTGGATCCGGGTGCCGGCTCGAGCCGCATCGAGATCCGCTGCTCCGCCTGCTCGAACCCGGCGGGTGCCGGAAGTTCGGCGCCCGT encodes:
- a CDS encoding ABC transporter family substrate-binding protein, with protein sequence MKHSRIAVMAAVAVVAAIPLAGCTESDRVVHGSSVTVAVSGTLTSLNANSSYGRASALDADVAYLTGSSFAYVDGSYQLIEDTSFGTAEITAEDPLTVRYTIADGVNWSDGVPVTPADLLLAWAANSGALDSPDVDVEQYVDPETGRLGELPEGTVYFDGAVGRGLELATQTPQLGDDGRSLFVHYDTFTPGWRTALAPGLPAHIVASRALGMPLRADDAAETADPDGTLAGTAVAALSTAITDADADALTPIADVWNSGFDLTGTAPDPELLVASGPYRVSEVGDGRVTLTVNPAYRGSRAPTIETIVLETVEDPAELVRRVRDGEVDIATPAPDAQLAAELSGIPGVSVAAGSESTFEHLDLQFADSKSGLFSDVRVREAFLHVVPRQQILEELVTPVQADASLLDSFVLRPGAPGYEDAVADNGSDAYRTTDVDAARELLAEAGVPSPEVCILFDPADARRVATFELIQASASRAGFRVTDCSRGDWSSLLGVAGAYDAALFAWDTTRLGPGAVAAVFRSDSTIANLNHFADPEADALVDTVTGTDDQDAQVAALTELDGILWKAAYGVPLYAHPTLTVVSDRVEGVTRSPLARGVLWDAWAWTPATATEPPEG